From the genome of Carnobacterium viridans:
CTATGCAAAAATATGCTGAAGCTAAAAGTTTATTGTTTTCACAATTAGGTAATGGCTATCAGCAAGATAAACCAAAATTTGCTATTTTAAATTTTGATGATCCAGTGGGCAGAAGCTTTGAAGAAAAAACGGCTGCTTCTGTTTTTTCTTATGGAATCGATCAACCGGCTGATTTCAAAGCTACCGATTTAAGGATTACGAATAAAGGTACCCGTTTTAATTTGAATTTTGAAAATCAAGTATACGAAGTACAATTACAACTCGTTGGTAAGTTTAATGTGTCGAATGCTTTAGCAGCTATTGCAGGGGCATATGCTGCTGGATTGGAACTGCCATCTGTTATTCAGTCACTTAGCCAAATAAGTGGCGTAAGAGGCCGTTTTGAGATTGTTAAAGGGGAGTATGATTTTGCTGTAATCGTTGATTACGCGCACACACCAGACGGGTTATTGAATGTATTAAATGCAGTAAATGAAATTAAAACTGGAAATGTGTTTTGTGTAGTTGGGTGTGGCGGAGACCGTGACCGCACTAAGCGTCCAATAATGGCTGAAATTGCACAAAAAAATTCAGATACAGTTATCTTTACATCAGACAATCCAAGAACGGAAGACCCTGATGCTATATTAAATGAAGTAGTTGCAGGATTAGAAGAAGATTCATATCAATTAATTCCTGATAGAAGAGAAGCTATCCAGTCTGCTATTCAACAAGCAGCACCAAATGATATTGTTTTAATTGCTGGAAAAGGCCATGAAAATTATCAAATTATCGGGACTGAAAAAATTCATTTTGATGACGTAGAAGAGGCTGAAAAAGCAATACTCATAAAAAACATTGATAAATAGGAGCGGAATAGAATGCAATGGACAGAAATGTTACTCGCAGTTGTGAGTGGGTTTGCCTTAACTATTATGGCAATGCCAATCGTGATTGGTTTTTTTAGAACAAAACAATTAGGACAAACAACTAGGGATGAAGGACCGAAGTGGCACGAAGTGAAGACGGGGACTCCAACTATGGGAGGGATTGTCTTTCTAGTAGCGGCAATTATTTCAACAATTTGGGTTTCTATATGGCAAAACGTCTTTTCAATAGGTATTGTGCTAACTCTTTTCATCCTAATTCTTTATGGTTTATTGGGATTCTTGGACGACTTCATTAAGGTGTTCAAAAAGAGAAATCTTGGTTTGACTTCTAAACAAAAGTTAATAGGTCAAATACTCGGGGGTGTGCTTTTTTTTGGTGTTTCCCTTTATAAAAACATACCGACAGAATTGGCTTTCCCTTTTGTAGGCCCAGTAAATATTGGTTGGTTTTATGGATTATTTATTATCTTTTGGTTAGTTGGGTTTTCAAATGCTGTTAACTTAACGGATGGTTTAGACGGGCTAGTTGCCGGAACAGCAAGTATTGCTTATGGCGCATATGCTATTATCGCTTGGAATCAACAACAACTTGATATTTTAATTGTTTGTTTAACTATCATAGGTGGGTTGATTGGATTTTTCTTTTTTAATAAAAAACCTGCTAAAATATTTATGGGAGACGTTGGTTCATTAGCATTAGGTGGCGGTTTAGCAGCCATTTCAATTCTATTGCATCAAGAATGGTCTCTTCTTTTAATCGGACTTGTTTTTGTTATGGAAACCGCAAGTGTTATGATCCAAGTCACTTCTTTTAAATTAAGAGGTAAGCGCGTCTTTAAGATGAGCCCTATTCATCATCATTTTGAAATGAGCGGTTGGAGTGAATGGCGTGTGGTTCTTACTTTTTGGTCTATCGGATTACTAGCTGCAGGAGCTTGTCTACTAATTATTCTATGAAGATTCCAGTAGTTTTAAGTGCTTGATATTAAAATATCCTTATTTTAAGAAAAAGAGGTTTAGACATGAAAAAAATAAAATGTTATGAACATAAAAAAGTATTGGTTTTAGGTCTCGCTTTAAGTGGAGTCAATGCAGCTAAATTACTTCATTCATTGGGTGCACTAGTAACCGTTAATGATTATAAAAATTTTGATGAAAATCCTCAAGCTCAAGAATTATTAGAATCTGGTATACGAGTAGTTACTGGAGGACATCCCGTTGAGCTATTAGACGAAGATTTTGAATGGGTCGTGAAAAACCCAGGTATTATGTATAACAATCCTATCATCATGAAAGCTGTTGAAAAGGGTGTACCTGTCATTACAGAAGTTGAATTAGCCTATGAAGTAGCTGAAAGTATGATTATTGGTATTACAGGTACAAACGGAAAAACAACAACAACAACTATGATAGCAGAGTTGTTAAATGCAGAACGTTCTAAAGGTCAAGCTTTTGTGGCTGGGAATATCGGAACTCCTGCAAGCTTGGTAGCTCAAAAAGCAACAAGAGACGATGAAATCATAATGGAGTTGTCTAGTTTTCAATTAATGGGAATCACTCAACTAAGACCGCATATTGCAGTGATAACAAATATTTATTCTGCTCATTTAGACTACCATGGAACAAGAGAAGAGTATGTGGCAGCTAAGATGAGTATTACGAAGAATCAAACTGAAGAAGATTATTTGATTGTCAACTGGGATCAACCTGAATTAAGAAAACTGTCTCAACAAAGCAAAGCCACTATTGTGCCTTTTTCAAGAAAAGAGATCTTAGAAAACGGAGTGTATTTGCAAGACGATGTGATTTTTTATCAAGGAGAGCCAGTAATGGCTAAGGAAACTATTTTAATCCCTGGTGATCATAACGTTGAAAATGCAATGGCAGCTATTGCGGTTGCTAAGTTATTGAATCAAGAAAATGGCGTGATTCGGACGAGTTTAGAACAATTTGCTGGTGTCAAACACCGGACTCAATTTGTAAGAGAGTGGAATGAACGTCGTTTTTACAATGATTCAAAAGCTACAAATACGTTAGCAACGGAAAATGCATTAAAAGGTTTTAATGACCCAGTTATTTTATTAGCTGGTGGTTTAGATCGAGGAAACAATTTTGATGAATTGATTCCAGTAATGAATAAAAAAGTAAAAGCTTTAATCGTTTTTGGAGAAACGGCAACTAAATTAAGTGAAACGGGTACTGAAGCTGGAATACCAACGATTCTATCTGTTCAAAATGTTGAAGCAGCTGTGCCAGTTGCTTATGAACTTAGTGAGCCTAACGATGTCATTCTGTTATCGCCTGCTTGTGCAAGTTGGGATCAGTATCGAAGTTTTGAGGTTCGTGGCGATGCCTTTATTCATTCAGTTGAACAATTAATAGAAGAAGCAACAGAAGAGGAGGAATAGGCCTTTTGGTCTAGCAGCCAATGAAAATTTTATTATCTGGTGGGGGAACTGGAGGACATGTCTATCCAGCACTCGCACTTATGCGTCGAATACAAGAACTAAATCCAACGGCAGAATTTTTGTACGTTGGAACTGAAAAAGGGTTAGAAAAAAGAATTGTAAAGGAGTATGGGATACCTTTTGCTTCTGTAGAAATAAAAGGATTTAAACGCTCATTATCTCTTGATACAGTTAAAACGATACGGATGTTTATCAGTAGTATTAAGCAAGCTAAAAAAATTGTTAAGAACTTCCAACCTGATATTGTTATTGGGACGGGTGGGTATGTATGTGCGCCGATAGTATATGCTGCATCAAAATTAGGTGTGCCAAGCATAATCCATGAACAAAATAGTGTTGCAGGTATAACGAATAAGTTTCTTGCACGTTATGTAACTAAAATAGCTATTTGTTTTGAAGAAGTTCGAAATGACTTTACTAAATATCCTGAAAAAGTTTGTTTTACAGGTAATCCAAGAGCACAAGAAGTCAGTACTGTGCAAAAAAATGCGGCTTTAGAAGAATACAATTTAGATTCTGAAAAACCAACTGTCTTGATTTTTGGTGGTAGCAGAGGAGCAAAAAAAATTAATGATGCTTTTGTCGAAGCTCTGCCTTTGTTAGCGAATAAAGATTATCAAGTATTGATAGCTACAGGAGATATTCATTTTGAAAAAATTCAAAGTCAGTTAACAAAAATCAAGAATGAGAAGTTTAACGTTTCAGTAGTATCCTACATTCCGAATATGCCAGAAGTCTTCTCGACAGTTTCTTTGGTTGTTTCAAGAAGCGGGGCTACAACGTTGGCAGAACTTACAGCACTTGGATTACCAAGCGTCTTGATTCCTAGTCCGTATGTGACCAATGATCACCAAACAAAAAATGCAGAAAGTTTAGTAAATAAAAACGCTGCAAAATTAATCAACGAATCAGAATTAACTGGAGAAAAGTTAGTCCAAATATTGGATGATCTAATGTTGAACCCAAACATGCGACAAGAAATGGCAAGAAATGCTAAAAAAATGGGTATGCCAGATGCTTCAGATAGAATAATTGAAGTAATAAATAAAATTGTGAAAAAATAACTTTTATAAAGGAGGATAGGTGCATGAGAAAACAGAATAAAAAACAAAAAGCTGTAACTAACCTGCATCTTTCTTCTTTAAAAAAAGGAGAACAAAAAAAAGAAGCGGCAGATAGTGAGAAGCAAGCTGTATTTCAAAGAACAAAATCATTAGAACATACGTTACCAAAATTAAAAAAACAACGTCAGAAAAAACTTTTCTCACGATTAATCATGCTTATTTTATTATTTTCATTTGCAATTTTGATAGTTGTGTATTTTATAAGTCCTTTAAGCAAAGTGGACATCGTTTCTGTTAGAGGTACAAAAGAAGTAGCCGATCAAGAAATAATTGATGAAAGTGGTATTAAATCTGGAGGTAATCTCTGGGAAATATTCTTTGAAAGAAATAAAATTTCTGGAGAAGTTGTATCTGAACTGCCACAAGTTAAATCTATGAAAATTGTTTTAGATGGTTTGAATGACTACACTTTGGAAATCCAAGAGTATGAGACAGTTGCTTATTTAGTTAAAGACAATAAATACTACAATATCCTTGAGAATGGGAAAATTGTAAATGAAAGTAGAAAAGTATCTATTGGAAACCCACCAATTTTCAAAGAGTTTGAAGAAAACAAAGCGTTAAAGGAAATGATTGCTCAATATCAGTCATTAAATGAAAATATCCAAAACAGTATTTCAGAAGTCCAGTATACGCCCAGTGAGGTTGACGATTATCTTATTAAGCTATATATGAATGATGGGAATGAAGTAATCGCTTCGATACCTTCCTTTGCAGAAAAAATGAATTACTATCCTGATATGGTGAAAAAAGTGGGCGACCAAAAAGGAACAATAAATATTGAAGTTGGGGCTTATTTTTCTCCATTTAAATATAGTGAGGATAAAAAGGAAGAGTCAAACGGAACTTCTGATGAAAACGGTATTGAACTCGTTCCAGAAGAAGCCCAATAGAAAAAAGGAATAAAAAGTTTTCTACTTAAATAGAAAAAAATACTGAAATACTTCGTAAATTGGTACCGCTTATGTTAAAATTGGTAATAACTATAGGTTTTAACATAAAATGATGATATAGGAGGTTTCAATGAATTGGGGAATACTGAAATGTATGTAAGTCTAGATATTGGAACCACTTCAATAAAAGTAGTTGTAGCTGAATATATAAACGGACAAATGAATATTATTGGAGTAGGCAATGAAAAGTCTGAAGGCTTAAACCGTGGGATTATCGTAGATATTGATAAAACGGTACAATCAATTAACAAAGCCATTAAACAAGCAGAGAAAAAAGCAAATGTAACTATTCGTAACGTTATTGTAGGCATTCCAAGTACATCTGTCGAAATAGAAGCGTGTCATGGAATGGTAGCAGTATCAGGAGAAAATCGTGAGATTACTGAAGTAGACGTCCAAAATGTTTTGGCAGCTGCAATGGTAAAATCAGTTCCTCCGGAAAGAGAAATCTTAACCATTTTACCGGAAGAATTTATTGTTGATGGATTTGATGGCATCAAAGATCCGAGAGGAATGATTGGCGTCCGTTTGGAAATGCATGCTATTATGTTAACTGGACCAAAAACTATCTTACATAACACGAAACGTTGTGTAGAAAAAGCTGGTTTACAAATTCAAAATATCGTCTTGCAGTCTTTGGCAGCAAGCAGTGTAGCAATGTCTAGCGGCGAAAGAGATTTTGGCACAATCTTGCTTGATTTGGGAGGCGGACAAACAACGGCTTCAGTTATGCATGATCACCAGTTGAAATACACGTATGTAAATCAAGAGGGTGGAGATTACGTAACAAAAGATATCTCGGTTGTCTTAAACACCACCATTGAAAGTGCCGAAAGAATAAAACGTGATTATGGATATGCTTTGCCAGAAGAAACTTCTCCAGAAGAAACTTTTCCAATAGAAGTGATTGGCAAAAGCCAACCGGTAAAAATTGATGAACGTTATTTGTCAGAGATTATTGAAGCTCGGATGGTTCAAATTTTTGAAAAAGTGAAATTTGAATTAGACAAGGTTGGAGCAAGAGCTTTACCTGGTGGAATGATTTTAACGGGTGGTGCCGCAGCCTTACCTGGTGCAATAGAGCTTGCTGAAGATACGTTTGAAATTCCAGTTAAACTTTATATTCCTCATCAAATGGGTCTGCGTTATCCAGCATTTACTACAGGTATAGGTTTGATTCAATATGAAGCTAACCTAGATGATATTCATCAAATTATGAAAGAATATCAATTAGGTGTTACAAGGTCAGAAGATTCTTCTTACAATGTTAAATCAGAAAATTTTCCAGAAAATGATGAACACAGTTTTTTAGAATATGAAAAAGAAAAACCCCTTAAAAAAGAAAAGAAACAAGAAGACAAGTGGAGCAATAAGGCGAAAAACTTTATCTCAAATTTCTTTGATTAAATAAAATACATTCAGATTGTAGTAGGAGGAAATAGAATGGACTTAGAATTTGACACAAATCCAGCTAATGGAGCGATCATTAAAGTAATTGGTGTTGGTGGAGCTGGGAATAATGCGGTTAACCGAATGATTGATGAAAATGTACAAGGTGTAGAATTTATCGTAGCAAATACTGATTTACAAGCTTTAGCAGGTTCAAATGCTGAAGTAAAAATCCAACTTGGGCCAAAGTTAACACGTGGTCTAGGAGCAGGAGCAAATCCTGAGATTGGTCGTAAAGCAGCAGAAGAAAGTGAAGAACAAATTGCTGAATCATTACGTGGAGCAGATATGATTTTTGTAACTGCTGGTATGGGTGGTGGAACAGGTACTGGTGCTGCACCTATCGTAGCTCGTATTGCTAAAGAGCAAGGCGCTTTAACAGTTGGAGTTATTACTAGACCCTTTACTTTTGAAGGACCTAAACGTGGGCGTTTTGCTGCTGAAGGTGTAGCACAAATGAAAGAACACGTGGATACTCTTGTTATTATTTCAAATAATCGTTTATTAGAAATTGTTGATAAAAAGACACCAATGCTTGAAGCCTTCCATGAAGCCGATAACGTTTTACGCCAAGGTGTTCAAGGGATTTCAGATTTAATCACTGCACCTGGATATGTAAACTTAGATTTTGCTGATGTAAAAACAGTTATGGAAAATCAAGGATCAGCATTAATGGGTATTGGTATGGCAAGTGGTGAAAATCGTACAGTCGAAGCGACTAAAAAAGCAATTTCATCTCCATTGCTAGAAGTTTCCATTGATGGCGCAGAGTCTGTATTGTTAAATATTACAGGTGGATCTGACTTAACATTATTCGAAGCGCAAGATGCTTCAGATATCGTTTCAGCAGCCTCTACGACAGAAGTAAATATTATATTTGGTACTTCTATTAATGAAAACTTAGGTGATGACGTTATTGTAACGGTTATTGCAACAGGTATCGATACAACTAAAGCAAAAGAAGTAAAACCACAAACAAGTGAAAGAAATCGAAACAGTTCTACTCAAAGAATTGTGCCTGAGACATCAGCTGCCCAA
Proteins encoded in this window:
- the murD gene encoding UDP-N-acetylmuramoyl-L-alanine--D-glutamate ligase, with protein sequence MKKIKCYEHKKVLVLGLALSGVNAAKLLHSLGALVTVNDYKNFDENPQAQELLESGIRVVTGGHPVELLDEDFEWVVKNPGIMYNNPIIMKAVEKGVPVITEVELAYEVAESMIIGITGTNGKTTTTTMIAELLNAERSKGQAFVAGNIGTPASLVAQKATRDDEIIMELSSFQLMGITQLRPHIAVITNIYSAHLDYHGTREEYVAAKMSITKNQTEEDYLIVNWDQPELRKLSQQSKATIVPFSRKEILENGVYLQDDVIFYQGEPVMAKETILIPGDHNVENAMAAIAVAKLLNQENGVIRTSLEQFAGVKHRTQFVREWNERRFYNDSKATNTLATENALKGFNDPVILLAGGLDRGNNFDELIPVMNKKVKALIVFGETATKLSETGTEAGIPTILSVQNVEAAVPVAYELSEPNDVILLSPACASWDQYRSFEVRGDAFIHSVEQLIEEATEEEE
- the mraY gene encoding phospho-N-acetylmuramoyl-pentapeptide-transferase, encoding MQWTEMLLAVVSGFALTIMAMPIVIGFFRTKQLGQTTRDEGPKWHEVKTGTPTMGGIVFLVAAIISTIWVSIWQNVFSIGIVLTLFILILYGLLGFLDDFIKVFKKRNLGLTSKQKLIGQILGGVLFFGVSLYKNIPTELAFPFVGPVNIGWFYGLFIIFWLVGFSNAVNLTDGLDGLVAGTASIAYGAYAIIAWNQQQLDILIVCLTIIGGLIGFFFFNKKPAKIFMGDVGSLALGGGLAAISILLHQEWSLLLIGLVFVMETASVMIQVTSFKLRGKRVFKMSPIHHHFEMSGWSEWRVVLTFWSIGLLAAGACLLIIL
- the ftsZ gene encoding cell division protein FtsZ, with translation MDLEFDTNPANGAIIKVIGVGGAGNNAVNRMIDENVQGVEFIVANTDLQALAGSNAEVKIQLGPKLTRGLGAGANPEIGRKAAEESEEQIAESLRGADMIFVTAGMGGGTGTGAAPIVARIAKEQGALTVGVITRPFTFEGPKRGRFAAEGVAQMKEHVDTLVIISNNRLLEIVDKKTPMLEAFHEADNVLRQGVQGISDLITAPGYVNLDFADVKTVMENQGSALMGIGMASGENRTVEATKKAISSPLLEVSIDGAESVLLNITGGSDLTLFEAQDASDIVSAASTTEVNIIFGTSINENLGDDVIVTVIATGIDTTKAKEVKPQTSERNRNSSTQRIVPETSAAQSDQTKDPFGDWDIRREPSLRDQRAKSQSNELNQQNEKPDFDIFKREEKQEKESHQEEDNLDTPPFFRRRRK
- the murG gene encoding undecaprenyldiphospho-muramoylpentapeptide beta-N-acetylglucosaminyltransferase produces the protein MKILLSGGGTGGHVYPALALMRRIQELNPTAEFLYVGTEKGLEKRIVKEYGIPFASVEIKGFKRSLSLDTVKTIRMFISSIKQAKKIVKNFQPDIVIGTGGYVCAPIVYAASKLGVPSIIHEQNSVAGITNKFLARYVTKIAICFEEVRNDFTKYPEKVCFTGNPRAQEVSTVQKNAALEEYNLDSEKPTVLIFGGSRGAKKINDAFVEALPLLANKDYQVLIATGDIHFEKIQSQLTKIKNEKFNVSVVSYIPNMPEVFSTVSLVVSRSGATTLAELTALGLPSVLIPSPYVTNDHQTKNAESLVNKNAAKLINESELTGEKLVQILDDLMLNPNMRQEMARNAKKMGMPDASDRIIEVINKIVKK
- a CDS encoding UDP-N-acetylmuramoyl-L-alanyl-D-glutamate--2,6-diaminopimelate ligase; this encodes MKAIELINPLKSKEFSTNFSDSLEITKVTQDTREVEPGSLFVCIIGSLHNGHELAKEAVQKGAVLIVASEPLDVDVPVVYVNNTMKAMAILAAAFFDYPSQDLRVIGVTGTNGKTTVTHLLDYIFHDHKEKTGVIGTMYRRIGSEVYETKNTTPDSLTLQKTLREMKENGVQTCSMEVSSHSLVQGRVWGTDFDIAIFTNLSQDHLEYHHTMQKYAEAKSLLFSQLGNGYQQDKPKFAILNFDDPVGRSFEEKTAASVFSYGIDQPADFKATDLRITNKGTRFNLNFENQVYEVQLQLVGKFNVSNALAAIAGAYAAGLELPSVIQSLSQISGVRGRFEIVKGEYDFAVIVDYAHTPDGLLNVLNAVNEIKTGNVFCVVGCGGDRDRTKRPIMAEIAQKNSDTVIFTSDNPRTEDPDAILNEVVAGLEEDSYQLIPDRREAIQSAIQQAAPNDIVLIAGKGHENYQIIGTEKIHFDDVEEAEKAILIKNIDK
- a CDS encoding cell division protein FtsQ/DivIB codes for the protein MRKQNKKQKAVTNLHLSSLKKGEQKKEAADSEKQAVFQRTKSLEHTLPKLKKQRQKKLFSRLIMLILLFSFAILIVVYFISPLSKVDIVSVRGTKEVADQEIIDESGIKSGGNLWEIFFERNKISGEVVSELPQVKSMKIVLDGLNDYTLEIQEYETVAYLVKDNKYYNILENGKIVNESRKVSIGNPPIFKEFEENKALKEMIAQYQSLNENIQNSISEVQYTPSEVDDYLIKLYMNDGNEVIASIPSFAEKMNYYPDMVKKVGDQKGTINIEVGAYFSPFKYSEDKKEESNGTSDENGIELVPEEAQ
- the ftsA gene encoding cell division protein FtsA; its protein translation is MGNTEMYVSLDIGTTSIKVVVAEYINGQMNIIGVGNEKSEGLNRGIIVDIDKTVQSINKAIKQAEKKANVTIRNVIVGIPSTSVEIEACHGMVAVSGENREITEVDVQNVLAAAMVKSVPPEREILTILPEEFIVDGFDGIKDPRGMIGVRLEMHAIMLTGPKTILHNTKRCVEKAGLQIQNIVLQSLAASSVAMSSGERDFGTILLDLGGGQTTASVMHDHQLKYTYVNQEGGDYVTKDISVVLNTTIESAERIKRDYGYALPEETSPEETFPIEVIGKSQPVKIDERYLSEIIEARMVQIFEKVKFELDKVGARALPGGMILTGGAAALPGAIELAEDTFEIPVKLYIPHQMGLRYPAFTTGIGLIQYEANLDDIHQIMKEYQLGVTRSEDSSYNVKSENFPENDEHSFLEYEKEKPLKKEKKQEDKWSNKAKNFISNFFD